The Panicum hallii strain FIL2 chromosome 5, PHallii_v3.1, whole genome shotgun sequence genome contains the following window.
TGAACTTTGATTTGTGAAGCTGCATGTTATTATTAGTGATTGTGATTATGTCCACATTGAATGGCCAAGCTGCATGTCATTATCAGTGCTCCAGATTAACGTATAGTAGTATCAGTGATGTCAGAGTCCCCTCTGAAAAGTAGTAGATCCAACCACACAAAACTTTGCATTTTCTAGAAAGCAAAACTTTGCGAGCAGGAAAGCTATGTTCTGGGTTTGATTCAAACCTGCAAAGAAAGGAATTTGTTAGGCCTTGATCCCAGGCTAGAAAGCAAATTTTCTTTTAAGACTTCAACCAAATCTGTTAGCATCATTGGTTCAACCTCTTGACTTTAAATTTTGCACTTCTTGACTGTTATTTATATTGAGATCATGTTTTGCTGTTAATGGAGAAAGAAGTGGAATATAAGTTCCATTTCCCTCGCATGTCTTTTCACAGTACTTACTTGTTTTAATTTATTTTCAGTCTTGATACCACATGTTATCAATCAATCCTCAACCTCCAAACGCAGTGCTGGAGCTAGCTGCATAGGTTcggtgcccctcgatcagaaattgAAGTTGTGTACTTCCTTCATAGTTCATCCTCGACCCATTTTATTTCCATTTTTACCAAAACAAAAATGAAAAATAGCATCTGAGATAGTTGCATCGTGCATGGCTGCAAGTCCAAAAGGCGAGGGCTTTCGTGGCACGAAAAAACTAAAGCGCCAATCTCTGCAACTAAACAGCAATGTCCCGTAAACCGTTCTCTACCCTGTATATAGAGGAGATTCCGTTATCTATacgctccagcagcgttctctaaatggtcctctaaaatagagaaagCTACAGGTTTTCTCTATATATatagattctctctcctcttctctattttttctttacgttttaaacactggattaaataaaaataaaatatatccatagtatttgaggtatgataaatacgtacgtacaaaaatttggaacaaaatacgtttctaatataggatatagagaacgagatttagagaacgttgttggagagaaatgagatatagaggagagaatcttatAGAGAAGTTTGTAAATAAAGGATATAGAGAATAAAATAGATAACGACGCTTGGAGATGGGCTAAAACGAACCAAATTTTTCGCTCGTACGTCGCCCCCGACGAACGTCGTCGTCTCGCCGGAAAAAAAAAAACCGCGCGCACGCCTTCGAcggttccgccgccgcctcgcgcagccCTAACGCGAGGCCCCCTCCCCCTCGCCCTCCTCTCCGCCAGGGCGCGAGCCGCGGGAGGGACTcctgcgccgccaccgccaccacgaCGGCGCCCCACTCCTCGCCGGCTACACCTCCTCCACGCCGCCGAACCGCCCCCAccgccgtcctcgccgccgtTGCCATCCTCGCGGGGCCATCCCCGCCCCCACCGCGGATCCACAACGCGCGGCGCGCTCGGCCGTCGCTCCTGTCGCCGTCCTCGCAGCGCCCGACCCACCCCAGCCACGGATCcgccacgcgcggcgcgtgcggCCGCCGTCCCCGCCACGGATCCCCACGCTCGCTCGCCATgctgccgtgccgcccgccgccacgccgccgtcCCCGACGCCCCACCGCGGCGGCCGCCCTACCCGCTCCGGATCCCGCACGCCCGCATGACTCTGGACGATTTCTACGGGTTCCCCCTTCCCCAACTTCCACCTCTGGCGGCCCTGCCTCGTAATCTCTTCCTCCTTAATCTGATGGCCTGATGGGGAATGGGATTCCACTGATTTGAGATGAACGGCACGCCGCCGTCCTGATCTTCCTCCCGCGGGCGCCGTCCGGGCGACGGCGGATTCTCTATCAACACCATGGTGCCATAAACGCCCGAGCTGACACCCACGGACGGCCTGTCAGGTAAGTCAGATCGATTTGATTTTGTAAGCATCTCCAAGCCAATTCAATTTGTCATGCCACAATCGAACCCCATGGTCATTCACACTTCACAGATGCCGGATCTACCTCGTGGAGTCGAtcttttttttatatatatagatTCATATTTCCTCTCATGGCTAGCTGATAGGGAACTGCAGCGGTCCTGCATTCAGGTACCTTGTCCTCTGTTTACTCTGTTGATCGATTCCCCATTCCAATTTGACCTATGACCTGACGGACAGACTACCATCACCATCATCTTGCAATTGATGGTTACTCAATCAGCCAACAAACTGATGGGCAGCTAATGCCATGTCTGTGGATTAAAAATTCAGGCTTTCTTCGTAGCACATAATTGGCAGCTAATGCAACCAATTTACCATACCTGCTGGTATGATGTTGTCTGATATCTCCCGGCAGCAGAAGCACAGCAGCAGGAAAATTCCTGTGCGAGGTCAAATGCACTCTGGGCATTATTATGGATGTGCTCGCagaaaaggagagaaaggaGTAGAGGGATTTGCCAAGGGAGTCAGTAATGAAATCTCTGTAATCATCATACAGGTATTGATTCCTAAAGTGAAGACTGCCAGGTCATGACAAAAATACTGCTCTAACaaattttcagaattacttcTCTAATATCATCGTGCATATTACTTACTATTTAAAAATTACTTCTTTGAACCACAATAATGCCAAACCATGATAAAGACAAATGTACTAATTTTGAATATTACTTCTTTAAATTTGAAAATACTACTCGTTAACTATACTTCTCAGAATAACTATAATTCttacaaaaaaaataaaattactTTTGGCTAATAATGATGCATACCCAGATGTCAAGCCATTATTCTTTGTATAGGTTGTTCTGATTATTTTACATGGTATCATCTCACAATGACATGAAAATTTATGTTTTTTCATGGTGCGTGCAGATTGTAGACTGATCTTATTCAATTCCTTTCTGGTTGTTTTAAGGCTAAATCTCTCAAATTGCTTAGCAATGGTAGGCACAAAATTATTTGTGGCCGGTAGTGGCCGATGGTCCAGCTAGGCATATATCTGAACACTGACCCTGATCAGTGAAACCGATTGGTGCATCTGGTTTCTGCTTCAAAATATTACATTTGTAGTAGTCTGAGCTCTTGTTTCTAATGGCCTGTTAGTAACCTTGCTCAGCTTCTGTTGACTAGAATGTTGCATGGACAGATGCATGCTAGAGTTGAAGGCAGAAACAAAAATTGAATAAGGTGAGGATGTCACGTTGAGTGAGCTGGAATTGTAGTATTATTCTCATATCATTATAAAAATACTGCTctaaattttgaaaaatttctTTATATTTGAAAATGACTTCCTTGAACAATAGTTATGCCAAACCACTATAACAATAATGCTTTAACATTTGAACCCTGCTCCTGTGCTTACTTGGGTGTTGCAGGTGCAAACAAAAAAGGTTTTGAATATGATATTTAGTGCTCGTGGTATTGGCTTGGAAATGCTCCAGTAAGAGAAACATCATGACTATATCTTTTTAAAGGACATCATGAGTATATTGCTTGGCTGCTTGATGCCAGCAATTGTTTGGTTTGCTTTACTTGTGCAGATGGCTAAAATTTAGTGAACGTCACAGTTGGTCTTTACTTTGTTGTGGGTGTCCTTATAGTTCAAGAGTTTCATATTAGATTTCTTGAACCTCTTTAGAAAAAAGTTGTCCATGGTAATTCTTTCATGTAAATGTATCTTATGGTTGATGCCATGGTAACTTGTAACTGAAAGATGGTGTTAATTTCAAGCATTTTTATGATCTGAGGACAGATGTTTCTTTTGTAGAACAAATTCAGAACTATGGTGAAATGAACTGAAAGAGTAGTTCTGCTTCGTTTTTAATTATTCCTTGGCATTATTCTACTGAAACGACTTGTTTGAGCATTGATTACTCGAACATCAATAGGTGTACATTGAAAATACATGTTTGTTGCAAGCAGTTTGTTTTTGTTTCAGGAACATGTTTTCAATTGTTGTATATAAATTGTGACGGATTTTAACGACTGGAAAGCTATATCATACCCATGATGTTGTTCTAATGGTGTTATTCTAAAATTGCACATGAGACAAATAGGTTTAGTGGCCAATGTTTATCTTGGCAGATTCGATGAGGAATCACAACGAACATGAGACTCATAGGAAGAAAATGTCGCTTTAGAATTTTATGCCCAACGCATGGGCCCATACCTATACCTAATAGGAAACACAAATCGTAAAAGGGTTAATTGGATCCATACTATTATAATTTTTGAAGTTTTGAGATCTACCGTTACAATTCACCAAACTTGCTATTATAATTCTTTGTCTACATGATTTTTGCCATTTTCTACATCTTTTGGTGCCTAGGCCCACTCTGTACGCGTACGCATCTTCCGTGTGGACCAGAACACCCTGCTgcttctttcttcctccgctcGCTGACATGTGGGTCTCACACGTCAGCTTCTCCTTCAACCTCCAGCCATCCTTGCTTCCCCGAAAGCCTTGGCTGCCAATCCCAGCATGAGCTCGAACAGCAGGGCGTCGACGGCCACCgcaacgccgccgccgggggTCCGCCTCCCCGCGGCCACCAGTCtgctcaccgccgctgccgcccgcgttCGCCGCTTGCTTGCATGTCCGCACGCGCCAGAGCTcaccgcggccggccgccctcAGCCCTCCGCGGCCGCGTGCTACTCATGCCATAGGAGGTCGGCACCGTGCAACGGCCACCTCCCACTAGTGCTGGTGGCTTGGAAGTAGAGCAAGGATGAGCGGCTGCCTGCTCTGATTTGGAGATGGGGTGCGGCTGCTTGCATCTCGATTGGAGTAGAGAGGAAGGCTTGGCCTCCATAGGTTGTTTGCTCGGTGGATTGGATTTGGAGGAACTAGGGAGGCAAaagtagcagctgctggcgaTGGATTAGGGGGATTCCAATTTGCATGTAACCTCCGCGTGCCCGTCCGCGTCCGTCCATGGCCGTCCCACCCGCTCACTCCCCTCCAACGGTGGCGTCATGGCCAAGGTCGCCGTCACCCAATGTCAGATAATGGGCGAATCTGTGCAGTGCAGGGGTTCAACGCTGTGCAAAGTATGTGATGGAGATGAGTCTGTGCCGCACTGAAGATGGGGGGCGAGCCGGCGGAAGAGAGAGGAGGCGAGGGGAAGGTGGCCAtggcgccgctgctgctggtggCCATGCGTGCCACTTTGACCTCCCTCGCCGAGGCCTCCATCGGGATAGGATCATACGATGGATTGGGGGAAGGAAGGACGGAGGAAGGTGATGAAGTATGGGGCCCGCGCCAGTAAGTTGAGAGAGAGAATACAGCAGCCTGCCGGCGGGTCCAAAGCCGCTGTATACGTAGAAAATGGTATTTTTATAAGTGAATTGTAATGGTATATTTTAAAAGTTGTATATTTGTAATGGTATCTATTTAACTATAGTTCGAGTTTAGTCTTAGATTGACCAGTCAACTGTTAAAACCGTTCATATTTGACCATTTAGCTGTTTTAAAAAGAGTGAATTACATCAGGCATCACTGAACTTGTTCCGAGATCTCATCTACGTCCCCAAATTTCAAAAGTGCTAATTCTAGGTCCAGAGGTGGACGTCCAAAACTCCCATCCCTGTCTACCTGGCATAAGAAGGACCCCCGCTGCTTGCATGGCATGCCTATATGGACGAATAATTCTTTTGCTTGTACAGCACAAGGGGATATTGTATATGCTTTTAAAGACAAGTTTTTTGAATAGCACATAGCTATCTTTTTGTACGAAGTTTACATGATTGCTACAGTTCCTTTACTGTAAGCTTTTGCTAATTACCTAATGGAGGTCTAGTTGAACTTTCGTGGACGCCATATACTTTCTGATAATTATATAAAAAACTTTACTTATTCCTAGTTGAattatatatattattattTCTGTTGAGGTTAAATGGGTTATAGTTTGTGCTCTTTTTTAATGCTGGCTTAGTTCAAATTATTAGTCTCGAAATATCTCTATGATTCACCGGGTAAACAAACTCCTCCATTCCTTATCCTCTGTTCAAAAAAGGTGAGGGGGTACCATGAAAAAATAACTTTGGAAACGTAACTAAAACTTCCTCACATCCAGGTTGGCACGCCACGCAAGCAACGATGGGTAGGGATGGGAGTTTTAGACGTCCACCTCTGTTCTAACTCAAGTTTAGGGACCTAAAATTAGCACTTTTGAAGTTTGGGGATGTAGATGAGATCTCGGAACAAGTTCAGGGATGCCTGATGTAATTCACTCTTTTAAAAAATAGTTTCGCCGATATCAATGACACGTGTAGGTAACGTGCACCACATAGGGAGGTGGGGCACCGCCGCGCCACGAGCTCTCCCTACAGGCACAAGGGCGATGGGCTGGCCACTACTAACGTCCTCTCCAGTCCATTGTTCTTGTTGTCCTTATACACCTGTGTCGTCCCTCGTCAACTCTGCTTGGCCACTTCCCTACCCTAGCTTCACTGCCCACCTCGCCTCCTTTGAGCATGCTCAATGCACGGGCGGGCGAGCTCGATTTGCCGAATGCTGCACTTGATTTGCGAGAGAACTCGATTTGCGGTGGCGTTAGAGATTGCTGCATCCCCTTCTTCATATTCATCCTCACGCAAGCCAGCAATGACCACGTGCGGTAAGAGGGGAAGAGAAGGCAAAgaaagaggaagaggagagagaaaagaaaaaagctTCTACGTGGCTCCATATGTCGTTCACGTTAACAAAGCCACCTTTTAAAATAACAAATGATCAAATATAAACCGAATATGAACGGTTTTGACAGTGGTATGGTTAAAAGTTTCTAATTTTAAAGTTGGATGGTTAAAATCAAACTCAGGGAATAATTCGTGGGTTAGAAAGGGATATTTTTTCCTTTTAAAAATGGTGCGGCAATCGACGAATTCACGGAGTACCAAAAATGTCTAAAATACCCCTCCTCCCCCGTAAGCCTAACTGAGAATCTCAaccgaaggcggcggctgcgccACCAGTCGGCGGATCGACGCACTTAGCCCGGCTCGCCGGCTGTTTGTCTCAGAAGCTCGCAGCATCATCCATCGCAACTCTGCTCCCTTTGCTGGTCTGGCTTCGAGCGGAGACCCATCCCAACGAGTCGGTTCGCGTTCAATCCTCCCCTAGACCATTTTCTTTCTCCGCTCCACGTCTCcaccccttctctctctcgtcCTTTCTTCCCTAGCGGCAACGACGGggcgagcgccgccgctctTGGCCGGACTTCGCAGGTCgcttcgccggcgacgagaatcCTCAAGGTATGCCCACCCATTCCATTCCCTTCCTCCTGTGCGAAATCGAACACCCCCAACCCTAATGTATACTAGTTGTATTCGGATCTATCATGTATTTTATCTACCTAATTCGATGTTTTGCAAAAATTATCAGGTGTGCATGTGTAAGACCGTAAACCCTAAGTCCTATACCGGGGTTCGCCCCTGATGCTGCTAGTAAAAACCGTGTTTTGATCTAACGCCTTCGTTCAAAGTTTGCCATGTATTCTGATCCTTACTTGACAGCCTACATGTTACTAAACAAGTGCTACCAACCAACTACAGATGCTTATATGCTAATGGGATGTATTTTCTTTAGTTTCATTTGTTTTCTTCTTGACTATAACAATTGTTCTCAGTTTTCTTTTCGTGTGTGCCAGCCGTTACTATTTTTTTTGTTTATTAAGTTTTCTGCTGTGGTACCTCATTTCACATTATGGTTGCTTCCCTCTGCTTGTTTGTTGACCAGGAGAAGGCATGTCTTCACGCATGACACCTTCCAAGAGGCTGTTTCAGAAAAATTCTTCAGATCACAATGGCCGAGGCAAGTGGCAGAAGACAAAGCATTCTTCTTCACATAAATCTCAGCCCAAAATAGAGCCTGGTGTTCCAATTTTTCGCATTCTCTGCCCTGCTTCAAAATCTGGGAATGTAATCGGTAGGAAGGGTGGCATTATCGCAAAGATACGGCAAGAAACCGGAGTGAGAATCAGGGTTGATCAAGCAGTCCTTGGTTGCGATGAGAGAGTTGTTTTCATATCTGCCATTGACAAGGATGAAGAAGCTATTAGCGAGCAAGGTGGAGAGAATGATGGAGGTGTTGCTGTTTCCGCTTCTGGTGACCATGAGAAGGATAAAGTCAACAGTAAGAAGAACAATGATGATCCAGAGAAAAACCACAGTAACCAGGAAAAAGATGATTCAGAGAGAGACTACAGTAACGAGGAAAAGGATGATTCGGAGAAAGACAACAGCAAGGAGCAGAAGGATGATCCAGAGAAAGAAAATGGTAAGGAACATAAGGATGATTCAGAGAAAGGTCACATTGAGGAAGAAAATGATGATGGTTCAGAGAAAGACCACAGTAAGGAAGAAAATGATGCTTCAGAGACAGGTTACAGTAAGGAAGAAAAGGATGCTTCAGAGAAAGATCACAGTAAGGAAGAAAAGGAGGCTTCAGAGAAAGATCACAGTAAGGAAGAAAAGGATGGTCCCTTTGTTGCAAAAGATATCAAGTTAGAACCGGAGAGGGTAGTACCATCAGCACTGAAGGCCATTTTGTTTGTCTTCGACAGGATTTTTGCAGCTGACGAGGATAATGAAACTGGGGATGCATCAGGTGCGAGCGCTCCTGTTTCTTTAAGATTATTGGTGCTATACAGCCAAGCAGGTTGGCTTTTGGGGAAGGGTGGTAGTGTCATTAAGCAAATGTCAGTTGATAACGACTGTGAAATCCGTGTTTCAAAGGACAAACTTCCATCATGTGCACTACCCAATGACAGACTTTGTCAGGTACATTTTCCAGGATTGGATTTCATTATCATGTTTTGTTTCCATCTAGTGTCTCCTGTAAATTTTCTTTGATCATGTTGTAAGATCATTCAATCTTTCTTTCAAATACTTACTTTTGCTCTTGGTGTTCGTTGATATATCATTCAAACAGATCAATGGAGAGGTTGACTCAGTAAGGAAAGGTCTGAATGCAGTAGCTGAAGTGCTCTTAGCTCATCCGCCCAAGGAAACTGATGTAGTTGCTGGTGTTCATTCTTCTGGATCATCATCACGGTCTTTGTTTAGCCAGTCAGATGGCTTTGCTTCAGGAATGCAATCCAACTTCCATATCCCCTTGCAAGGACCAACCCAAGCCAATGGACCTTATGATATCATTGATCGTCAACCAAATATGGCTCCTTTTCCTATCGGACCTGAAGCTCCAATACACGGTCATGCCTCAGTTCCTATAGAAGCCCTCTCCTTTAGGTTGCTGTGTTCAAAAGACAAGGTTGGCAGTGTAATAGGCAAGGGTGGAAACACTGTTAAAACTATCCAAAATGATACAggctgtgaaataaaagttcTTGAGACTGTTCCAAAAACAGATGGTCGCATCATAAATATATCTGGACCTGCGGTAACCACCTTCATTATCTCTTGTTGCAAAATATTTGCATTAGATTTTCATCTGTCCCCATTTAATGTATTTTCTGACCTGCTTGCTGCATAAAATGGCATTCAGCTGAGTTACACCTTTATTTGTGAAACTCCATTTCATGTTTCTTGAATTGTAAATTTTCTGGACGTAATTATTGCTAGTGCAATGTCAATGTATTTTTGCATGCTCCATATACAGACTTCCCTCTTGGAACCACTTTATGGGATAGATTTACTAGGAAGAGCAAGACTGCAGCAGGCAGGCAGCAACCAGAAATGTGCTTGTCAGCAGCTTGCAATTAATCTTGTCAAAACTTAGGATAAAATTTCCATCAAATCTACAAGCTACTTACCAGAGAGTGTTAGAAGTTTGGATGGCATAAATATTTCTTTGCATAGCTTTTTTTTGCAGTTATTTCTTGCTTACCTAAATTACTTTTTTTGTTCTTTATTTGACTCTTGGGAGTTATTAATTCATTTGGTGACTTTGCATTTTTCTTTTTGGAACTCTGATGGCATAAAGGAATTATAAGATTTCTATGGACTTAACTCTTAATATTTCACTACCACTGTCATTTGACGTTTAAAAAGGAGAGACTAGTCACTGATCACTGATGtatctttttctcttttttctttttgttctGTAGCATCCAGGTGATGGAATTTCCCCTGCACAGAATGCCATTTTGCATGTGCAGCGAAAACTTATGTTGCCTACCTCTGATAAGGAGGGTCCTGCAATATGTAGGCTGATTGTTTCACCAAACCAAGTTGGTTGCCTTCTGGGCAAAGGTGGTAGTATCATGGCTGAAATGAGGAAGCTTTCAGGAGCATTTATAGTAGTGTTGAGCAAAGACAAGATCCCGAGGGGTGTCCCAGAAGATGATGAAGTTATTCAGGTTTGTTTTTGTTGTACAGTATCCAAGAATTTAGTTGTTGAAAGAATGTATGGAGATCTTTGTTTGCCCCGATAAAATTCTAATTCATATTTTACCtgtatttatttatttgttaATTATCTGCAAAATTGCTATTTTTAGATAAGCGGGGGCTGTGAAGCTATTCAAGAAGCTCTAATGCAGATAACTGCTAGGCTTCGTAACCATCTTTTCCGAGACAGAATGCCTGGAATGGGTCCTAATATGCGGCCGCCTTTTGGTTTGTTAGATTCTCAGTTTGGTCCTTGTGTGGGGAACCATGAATCTCCATCTCTGTTTGATAAAGATTTTATGGGACGGCCATTGGATGGGATCTCTGCCCCTTGGACAGTGAAGGTACCAAGCCAACTGATCACTACTACTTGAGCAGCAAAATCAACAGATTTGGCATGATGCATCCTTTGATAGACTTCCATGTTTCTTATACTTATTCTGATGCAGTTCTGGTCCAAAATTTTGTAGGGCATGCGTGGTGTCGGTGATCCAATGTCAATACCTGATATCCCCGGAGCAGGGCATAGAGAACTTGGTGGATTTTCTGGGTCTGTTTCTTCTCTCATACGCTGTCTTTTTGTATGCAC
Protein-coding sequences here:
- the LOC112895287 gene encoding RNA-binding KH domain-containing protein RCF3-like; amino-acid sequence: MSSRMTPSKRLFQKNSSDHNGRGKWQKTKHSSSHKSQPKIEPGVPIFRILCPASKSGNVIGRKGGIIAKIRQETGVRIRVDQAVLGCDERVVFISAIDKDEEAISEQGGENDGGVAVSASGDHEKDKVNSKKNNDDPEKNHSNQEKDDSERDYSNEEKDDSEKDNSKEQKDDPEKENGKEHKDDSEKGHIEEENDDGSEKDHSKEENDASETGYSKEEKDASEKDHSKEEKEASEKDHSKEEKDGPFVAKDIKLEPERVVPSALKAILFVFDRIFAADEDNETGDASGASAPVSLRLLVLYSQAGWLLGKGGSVIKQMSVDNDCEIRVSKDKLPSCALPNDRLCQINGEVDSVRKGLNAVAEVLLAHPPKETDVVAGVHSSGSSSRSLFSQSDGFASGMQSNFHIPLQGPTQANGPYDIIDRQPNMAPFPIGPEAPIHGHASVPIEALSFRLLCSKDKVGSVIGKGGNTVKTIQNDTGCEIKVLETVPKTDGRIINISGPAHPGDGISPAQNAILHVQRKLMLPTSDKEGPAICRLIVSPNQVGCLLGKGGSIMAEMRKLSGAFIVVLSKDKIPRGVPEDDEVIQISGGCEAIQEALMQITARLRNHLFRDRMPGMGPNMRPPFGLLDSQFGPCVGNHESPSLFDKDFMGRPLDGISAPWTVKGMRGVGDPMSIPDIPGAGHRELGGFSGPGQSSVMPKVTAEVLVPRLVIPALCGEDGGCLDRIREFSEAKITVAEPIADSMDTAVLISGTPDQMHAARSLVEAFVISESFGP